A single region of the Salicibibacter cibi genome encodes:
- the rpsG gene encoding 30S ribosomal protein S7, whose product MPRKGPVPRREVLPDPIYNSKLVTRLINRIMIDGKKGKAQNILYKSFDLVRERSDEEPMEVFDQALKNIMPVLEVKARRVGGANYQVPIEVKPDRRTTLGLRWLVSYARLRGEKTMEERLANEIMDAANNTGSAVRKREDTHRMAEANKAFAHYRW is encoded by the coding sequence ATGCCTCGTAAAGGTCCTGTACCTCGTCGTGAAGTATTGCCGGATCCGATTTATAATTCCAAGTTGGTGACTCGTCTCATTAACCGTATTATGATTGACGGCAAAAAAGGAAAAGCACAAAATATCTTGTATAAATCATTTGATTTGGTTCGTGAACGCAGCGATGAGGAACCGATGGAAGTCTTCGATCAGGCGTTGAAAAATATTATGCCTGTGCTTGAAGTTAAGGCGCGACGCGTCGGCGGTGCCAACTATCAGGTGCCGATCGAAGTGAAGCCTGATCGTCGTACGACCTTAGGGTTGCGTTGGTTGGTAAGCTACGCGCGTTTACGCGGAGAAAAAACGATGGAAGAGCGATTGGCAAATGAAATAATGGATGCAGCCAATAATACTGGCTCAGCTGTCAGAAAACGTGAGGACACTCATCGTATGGCAGAAGCAAATAAAGCCTTTGCCCATTACCGTTGGTAA
- the rpsL gene encoding 30S ribosomal protein S12: MPTINQLVRKRRQTKPKTSDAPALNRGFDSIKKVPTNQSSPQKQGVCTRVGTMTPKKPNSALRKYARVRLTNGIEVTAYIPGIGHNLQEHSVVLIRGGRVKDLPGVRYHIVRGSLDTAGVQGRKQGRSKYGTKRAKK; encoded by the coding sequence ATGCCAACGATTAATCAGCTTGTTCGCAAGCGACGTCAAACAAAACCGAAGACATCTGATGCGCCGGCACTTAACAGAGGTTTTGACAGCATTAAGAAAGTGCCGACCAATCAGTCTTCTCCGCAAAAACAAGGCGTTTGCACACGTGTCGGCACAATGACGCCAAAAAAACCAAACTCGGCACTGCGCAAATATGCACGTGTTCGCTTGACCAATGGGATTGAAGTAACGGCATATATCCCGGGAATCGGTCACAATTTACAAGAGCACAGTGTTGTACTTATTCGCGGAGGTCGTGTGAAAGACCTTCCGGGTGTGCGCTACCATATTGTCCGGGGAAGCCTAGACACTGCAGGTGTCCAGGGTCGTAAGCAAGGTCGTTCCAAATATGGAACAAAACGTGCAAAAAAATAA
- the tuf gene encoding elongation factor Tu, translating into MAKEKFDRSKTHANIGTIGHVDHGKTTLTAAITKVLHEQSGEGDVMAFDAIDNAPEEKERGITIATSHVEYETDTRHYAHVDCPGHADYVKNMITGAAQMDGSILVVSAADGPMPQTREHILLSRNVGVPSIVVFLNKVDQVDDEELLELVEMEVRDLLSEYDFPGDDIPVVSGSALKALEGDDEHKQKILDLMKEVDNYIPTPERDTDKPFMMPVEDVFSITGRGTVATGRVERGMLNSGDEVEILGITEEKRKTTVTGVEMFHKILDYAEAGDNIGALLRGVAREDITRGQVLAKPGTITPHTQFKAEVYVLSKDEGGRHTPFFQNYRPQFYFRTTDVTGVINLPEGVEMVMPGDNIEMDVELIQPIALEDGTRFSIREGGRTVGSGVVTEIVK; encoded by the coding sequence ATGGCAAAAGAAAAATTTGACCGGTCGAAAACGCATGCCAATATTGGCACAATCGGACACGTAGACCATGGAAAAACAACGCTGACTGCAGCGATTACAAAAGTCCTTCATGAACAATCCGGCGAAGGTGACGTCATGGCATTTGATGCGATTGACAACGCACCTGAAGAAAAAGAGCGCGGCATCACAATCGCAACTTCCCACGTGGAGTATGAAACGGATACCCGCCACTACGCACACGTGGATTGCCCGGGACACGCAGACTATGTGAAAAACATGATCACAGGTGCTGCGCAAATGGACGGATCCATCCTGGTTGTATCCGCAGCTGACGGTCCGATGCCGCAAACACGTGAGCACATTTTGCTTTCTCGTAACGTCGGCGTTCCGTCCATCGTTGTTTTTCTTAACAAAGTGGACCAGGTCGATGACGAAGAACTACTTGAACTCGTGGAAATGGAAGTGCGCGACCTCCTTTCCGAGTATGACTTCCCGGGAGATGACATTCCTGTTGTATCCGGATCTGCTTTGAAAGCTCTTGAAGGAGATGACGAGCATAAGCAAAAAATCCTTGACTTGATGAAGGAAGTCGACAATTATATCCCGACTCCTGAGCGTGATACAGATAAACCATTCATGATGCCGGTTGAGGACGTCTTCTCCATCACCGGCCGTGGTACGGTTGCAACCGGCCGTGTTGAGCGGGGCATGCTAAACAGTGGGGATGAAGTAGAAATTCTCGGTATTACGGAAGAGAAGAGAAAAACCACCGTTACAGGTGTTGAGATGTTCCACAAAATTCTCGACTATGCCGAAGCCGGTGACAACATTGGTGCATTGCTGCGTGGTGTTGCCCGTGAAGATATTACACGTGGACAGGTGCTTGCGAAGCCGGGTACGATCACACCTCACACGCAATTTAAAGCAGAAGTCTATGTACTTTCAAAAGATGAAGGTGGCCGTCATACGCCATTCTTCCAAAATTACCGTCCGCAATTCTACTTCCGTACAACGGATGTTACCGGTGTAATCAACCTTCCTGAAGGGGTAGAAATGGTTATGCCCGGTGACAACATCGAAATGGACGTTGAGCTCATTCAACCGATTGCGCTCGAGGACGGCACAAGATTCTCGATTCGCGAAGGTGGACGTACCGTAGGCTCCGGCGTTGTCACAGAGATCGTGAAGTAA